The following proteins are encoded in a genomic region of Gimesia algae:
- a CDS encoding sugar phosphate isomerase/epimerase family protein, which produces MTHITSRRDFLKHTSAFTAGLAFSSWASSAQATTALNQPLFDISLAEWSLHRALRGGKLDNLDFAKVTKEEFGINAVEYVNQFFKDKANDEKYLAEMNKRAADVGVKNVLIMIDGEGALGDPDAKKRAQAIKNHHKWVTAAKTLGCHSIRVNARSNGSYEEQQKLAADGLRRLTKYAMKYGINVLVENHGGLSSNGAWLAGVMKMVNLPECGTLPDFGNFVLDRKTGEQYDRYKGVKELMPYAKAVSAKTHDFNKDGDEINTDYMKMMQIVLDAGYHGYVGIEYEGKVLDEYAGIKASKKLLLKVREELTPEETADPCCPQESYYAPRRGLFRRRLFRR; this is translated from the coding sequence ATGACACACATCACTTCACGCCGTGACTTTCTGAAACATACATCCGCATTCACTGCCGGGCTCGCATTTTCCAGCTGGGCCAGTTCCGCTCAGGCAACAACTGCGCTCAACCAGCCGCTGTTTGACATTTCACTGGCCGAATGGTCTCTACATCGCGCATTGCGTGGGGGGAAGCTCGATAACCTTGACTTTGCGAAGGTCACCAAAGAAGAGTTTGGCATCAATGCGGTCGAATATGTAAACCAGTTCTTCAAAGATAAAGCCAACGATGAAAAATATCTGGCTGAGATGAACAAGCGGGCCGCTGATGTCGGCGTGAAAAATGTGTTGATCATGATTGATGGAGAAGGGGCGCTCGGCGATCCCGATGCAAAGAAACGGGCCCAGGCGATTAAAAATCATCACAAGTGGGTGACTGCTGCCAAAACACTCGGCTGTCATTCCATTCGTGTGAACGCCCGCAGCAATGGCAGTTACGAAGAACAGCAAAAACTGGCCGCCGATGGCCTGCGTCGCCTGACCAAGTATGCAATGAAATACGGCATCAATGTGCTGGTGGAGAATCATGGCGGCCTCTCTTCCAATGGAGCCTGGCTGGCTGGCGTGATGAAAATGGTCAACCTGCCCGAATGTGGAACACTGCCGGACTTCGGTAATTTCGTACTCGATCGTAAAACAGGCGAACAATATGATCGCTATAAAGGGGTTAAAGAACTGATGCCTTACGCCAAGGCCGTCAGTGCCAAAACTCACGATTTCAACAAAGACGGAGATGAAATCAATACGGACTACATGAAGATGATGCAGATCGTCCTCGACGCCGGTTACCATGGATATGTGGGGATTGAATACGAGGGCAAGGTACTCGACGAATACGCCGGTATCAAAGCCAGCAAAAAGCTGCTGCTCAAAGTCCGGGAAGAACTGACTCCGGAAGAGACTGCCGATCCCTGCTGCCCTCAGGAAAGTTACTACGCTCCCCGACGTGGTCTGTTCCGTCGCCGTCTGTTTCGCAGATAA
- a CDS encoding tetratricopeptide repeat protein, which translates to MKKRVFITLAVLLILLPVCIYFFVGWNVRSNAHVTLSRAQRFLAEGKPDVALEEIDWLRWFEPDQRRAQLLAGECFFVKKDYPAAIKALAQISETSPDYRRASFALARSYESIAKLAEAERILKAHLTAFPDSQEAVTQLQWIYFNQIRLRELENLLERSLETCPNQFLQLYHLLNTEHKNPIAQESIKLLNRINEKEPGQPSIMRALGYCHWKLGEIEQAKSYLEAARKAEPENTETMLVLFEFYLELGELETVQRLLTELEQQSEDFQRQLQQDDRWLWLQSRLEQQQGKNSAALESIQTASRLHPEEIKYLQQEAMLLQALGKKAEAAEKFQRVKQLAASHRELYKIVSSGALESPDVQLAQEIAGHLKILGQQKQAAAWQNLVQQFQSRQPTPTR; encoded by the coding sequence TTGAAAAAACGAGTATTTATCACCCTGGCAGTACTTTTGATTCTGTTGCCTGTCTGCATTTATTTTTTTGTGGGCTGGAACGTGAGATCCAATGCGCATGTCACCCTGAGTCGCGCACAGCGGTTTCTGGCAGAAGGCAAGCCGGACGTTGCCCTGGAAGAAATAGACTGGCTCCGCTGGTTCGAACCCGATCAACGCCGCGCGCAACTTCTGGCGGGTGAATGTTTTTTTGTGAAAAAGGATTATCCGGCGGCGATCAAGGCGCTCGCTCAAATAAGCGAAACCTCTCCTGATTACCGTCGCGCCTCGTTTGCGCTGGCACGCAGCTACGAAAGTATCGCAAAGCTGGCCGAGGCAGAACGGATTTTAAAAGCGCATCTGACTGCCTTTCCCGATTCGCAGGAAGCGGTCACACAGTTGCAGTGGATCTATTTCAATCAGATTCGTCTGCGCGAGTTGGAAAACCTGCTGGAGCGCAGCCTGGAGACCTGCCCGAACCAGTTCCTCCAGTTGTATCATCTGCTGAATACCGAACATAAAAATCCGATCGCGCAGGAATCGATCAAACTGTTGAACCGCATCAATGAGAAAGAACCGGGGCAGCCCTCCATTATGCGGGCCCTTGGTTATTGTCACTGGAAGCTGGGAGAGATCGAGCAGGCAAAATCCTATCTGGAAGCGGCTCGAAAGGCGGAACCAGAAAACACGGAAACAATGCTGGTCCTCTTCGAATTTTATCTCGAACTGGGAGAACTGGAAACAGTCCAGCGGTTGTTGACGGAATTAGAACAGCAGTCAGAAGATTTTCAGAGGCAGCTCCAGCAGGATGATCGCTGGCTGTGGCTGCAGAGTCGGCTGGAACAGCAGCAGGGGAAAAACTCTGCTGCGCTGGAATCCATTCAGACAGCTTCGCGTCTGCATCCGGAAGAGATCAAATATCTGCAGCAGGAAGCCATGCTGCTGCAGGCGCTGGGCAAAAAAGCAGAGGCGGCAGAGAAATTTCAACGCGTCAAGCAGCTGGCCGCCAGTCATCGGGAGCTGTATAAAATCGTCTCCAGCGGTGCGCTGGAATCACCGGACGTGCAGCTGGCCCAGGAAATCGCAGGTCACCTGAAAATACTGGGCCAGCAGAAGCAGGCAGCTGCCTGGCAAAATCTGGTACAACAATTCCAAAGTCGGCAGCCCACGCCGACTCGCTGA
- the ahcY gene encoding adenosylhomocysteinase: protein MSTETNSLPYKVKDYSAEEFQKLAAWGRKEIELAETEMPGLMSFRKKYGKEQPLKGARIAGCLHMTIQTAVLIETLTALGAEVRWSSCNIFSTQDHAAAAIAATGVPVFAWKGMNDEEFDWCIEQTLFWPDGQGLNMILDDGGDLTVMVHEKYPELLKGIKGLTEETTTGVHRLHQMFEQGKLGVPAINVNDSVTKSKFDNLYGCRESLADGIKRATDIMIAGKVVVVCGYGDVGKGCADAMKGLGARVLVTEIDPICALQAAMEGFEVTTMEEAASRGDIFVTATGCCDIICGEHLDQMKNEAIICNIGHFDSEIQIAYLKNRKDIEQIEIKPQVDKFVYPDGKALIVLAEGRLVNLGCATGHPSFVMSNSFSNQVIGQIELWNETDKYEIGVYMLPKHLDEEVARLHLDKLGVKLSKLSDKQAEYLGIPVEGPYKPEYYRY, encoded by the coding sequence ATGTCGACCGAAACCAACTCACTGCCGTATAAAGTAAAGGACTACAGCGCAGAAGAATTCCAGAAGCTCGCTGCCTGGGGTCGTAAGGAAATTGAACTGGCTGAAACAGAAATGCCAGGTTTAATGTCATTCCGGAAAAAATATGGCAAAGAGCAGCCATTAAAAGGGGCGCGCATTGCCGGTTGTCTGCACATGACCATTCAGACGGCTGTCCTCATTGAAACTCTGACCGCTCTGGGCGCGGAAGTCCGCTGGTCCAGCTGTAACATTTTCTCTACCCAGGATCACGCTGCTGCTGCCATCGCAGCGACAGGTGTCCCCGTCTTCGCCTGGAAAGGCATGAACGACGAAGAGTTTGACTGGTGTATCGAACAGACTCTGTTCTGGCCCGATGGTCAGGGGCTGAACATGATCCTCGACGATGGTGGCGACCTGACCGTCATGGTTCACGAGAAGTATCCTGAACTGCTGAAAGGAATTAAAGGCCTGACCGAAGAAACCACCACTGGCGTGCATCGTCTGCACCAGATGTTTGAGCAGGGCAAACTGGGTGTGCCTGCGATCAACGTGAATGATTCGGTCACAAAGAGCAAATTCGATAACCTGTATGGCTGCCGTGAATCACTGGCAGATGGCATCAAGCGTGCCACCGACATTATGATCGCAGGTAAAGTTGTTGTTGTCTGTGGTTATGGTGATGTCGGTAAAGGTTGTGCCGACGCCATGAAAGGCCTGGGAGCCCGAGTTCTGGTCACAGAAATCGATCCTATCTGTGCCCTGCAGGCTGCCATGGAAGGTTTTGAAGTCACCACGATGGAGGAGGCTGCCAGCCGCGGCGATATCTTCGTCACCGCTACCGGATGCTGTGATATCATCTGTGGCGAACACCTTGATCAGATGAAAAACGAAGCCATTATCTGCAACATCGGTCACTTCGATTCCGAGATTCAGATCGCCTACCTGAAAAACCGCAAAGACATCGAACAGATTGAGATCAAACCACAGGTTGATAAATTCGTCTACCCTGATGGCAAAGCTCTGATCGTGCTCGCAGAAGGTCGACTGGTTAACCTCGGTTGTGCCACGGGACACCCTTCATTCGTGATGTCCAATAGCTTCAGTAACCAGGTCATCGGCCAGATTGAACTGTGGAACGAAACTGACAAATACGAAATCGGCGTCTACATGCTGCCCAAGCATCTGGATGAAGAAGTCGCCCGTCTCCACCTGGACAAGCTGGGTGTGAAACTCTCAAAACTGTCTGACAAGCAGGCCGAATACCTCGGAATTCCCGTCGAAGGTCCTTATAAGCCTGAATACTATCGCTATTAA
- the metF gene encoding methylenetetrahydrofolate reductase [NAD(P)H], whose translation MQISELYRDGTFGLSVEIFPPRNESGDAELFKTLEELIRYQPAFVSCTYGAGGSTSKRTIELCALIQNQLHNTATAHFTCVNSTREELVEWLQNAFDAGITNIMALRGDPPAGQETFVPADGGLKYANELVTLIREHFPKMGIGVAGYPECHPEASDANVDLTNLKRKVDAGADAIYTQLFFNNEHFYQFRERCSQAGIDRPIIPGIMPITEYRRIQRIMSMCSSEFPADLVGQLEAAQDDLEAQFEIGVEYAIRQCEQLIKEGVPGIHFYVLNRSQACKRIFDALGFPETQENIAT comes from the coding sequence ATGCAAATCAGTGAATTATACCGGGATGGGACTTTTGGCCTCTCTGTGGAAATCTTTCCTCCACGCAATGAAAGTGGTGATGCAGAGCTGTTTAAAACGCTGGAGGAGCTGATCCGTTATCAACCCGCTTTTGTTTCCTGTACTTATGGAGCCGGGGGGTCTACCAGTAAACGGACCATCGAATTGTGTGCGCTGATCCAGAATCAGTTGCATAATACAGCAACGGCGCATTTCACCTGTGTAAATTCGACCCGTGAGGAACTGGTCGAGTGGCTGCAGAACGCCTTCGATGCAGGCATCACTAATATCATGGCCTTGAGGGGTGACCCTCCTGCCGGGCAGGAAACGTTTGTTCCCGCGGATGGGGGGCTGAAGTATGCCAATGAGCTGGTCACACTGATTCGAGAACATTTTCCCAAGATGGGAATTGGCGTTGCCGGCTATCCGGAGTGTCACCCGGAAGCGTCGGACGCGAACGTTGACCTGACAAACCTGAAACGGAAAGTAGATGCCGGCGCTGATGCGATTTACACGCAACTGTTTTTCAACAACGAACACTTTTATCAATTTCGCGAACGATGTTCGCAAGCGGGAATCGACCGACCGATCATTCCTGGAATCATGCCGATCACCGAGTATCGACGGATTCAGCGTATCATGTCGATGTGCAGCTCCGAGTTCCCCGCCGATCTGGTAGGCCAACTGGAAGCGGCGCAAGATGATCTGGAGGCCCAGTTTGAGATTGGGGTGGAATATGCGATCCGCCAGTGCGAGCAGTTGATCAAAGAGGGTGTGCCCGGGATCCACTTTTATGTCTTGAATCGTTCACAGGCCTGCAAACGGATATTCGATGCCCTCGGTTTTCCGGAGACCCAGGAGAATATTGCAACGTAG
- a CDS encoding fatty acid desaturase family protein: MSVTHFTAKEITDLETKSTTPRFLHSLFGSAAITALALQWPTTAWPFVVGCTLVAAYSMFCWSSCFHETSHQSICGKPWVSIMLGRAIGTMLFVSYTAYREAHIRHHAYLNKPGDWELWPYSDPTTSLTFRRIFCWLELPLGFVTSPFVYSRLCFSKNTPVKNPKVIKTMRIEYAVMAVVWAAILGAVTWFSVWVPFLMAWVIPHWIASVIQTFRKYTEHLGMQSYDPLLGTRTVIGSNLITRVCTYINFDIFVHGPHHRHPKIAHNKLVEKMDNYQQDNPDTKYPVFTTYMSAIKHTLPALWNPGVGMNVGAPAPKKEKWLGADNFVTDVAREILSDRDVSKVHRAS; this comes from the coding sequence CCCGTTTTTTACATTCTCTGTTTGGTTCAGCAGCCATTACGGCTCTGGCTCTGCAGTGGCCGACAACAGCCTGGCCGTTTGTGGTAGGTTGTACACTGGTTGCTGCCTACAGCATGTTCTGCTGGTCGAGTTGTTTCCATGAAACATCCCATCAGAGCATATGTGGCAAGCCCTGGGTAAGTATCATGCTGGGCCGTGCCATTGGCACAATGCTGTTTGTGTCTTACACTGCCTACCGGGAAGCCCATATTCGCCATCATGCATACTTGAATAAACCAGGTGACTGGGAATTGTGGCCTTATTCGGATCCGACAACATCCCTGACGTTTCGTCGCATTTTCTGCTGGCTGGAACTGCCATTGGGATTCGTGACTTCCCCATTTGTTTACAGCCGCCTTTGCTTCAGTAAAAACACACCAGTCAAAAATCCCAAGGTGATCAAAACCATGCGGATTGAATACGCGGTTATGGCGGTCGTCTGGGCAGCCATTCTGGGTGCCGTTACCTGGTTTTCCGTCTGGGTTCCCTTCCTGATGGCCTGGGTAATTCCCCACTGGATTGCCAGCGTGATTCAGACCTTTCGCAAATATACAGAACATCTGGGAATGCAGAGTTACGATCCCCTGCTGGGTACACGCACTGTGATTGGTTCCAACCTGATTACCCGCGTCTGTACTTATATTAACTTTGATATTTTCGTGCATGGCCCTCACCATCGACATCCCAAAATTGCTCATAACAAGCTTGTGGAAAAGATGGATAATTACCAGCAGGATAATCCTGACACGAAGTATCCTGTGTTCACAACTTATATGTCAGCCATTAAACATACCCTGCCCGCTTTATGGAATCCGGGTGTCGGAATGAACGTCGGGGCCCCTGCTCCGAAAAAAGAAAAATGGCTGGGTGCAGATAACTTTGTGACGGATGTCGCACGCGAGATTCTCTCTGATCGTGATGTCTCTAAGGTCCATCGGGCCTCGTAA